A portion of the Acidimicrobiales bacterium genome contains these proteins:
- a CDS encoding inositol monophosphatase family protein yields MRGEIDAFLAEGFYIWDHAPWVLLVEEAGGRFTDRSGGSASDQGGGLYSNAVLHSQLLDWLHYPARP; encoded by the coding sequence GTGCGTGGCGAGATCGATGCCTTCCTGGCCGAGGGCTTTTACATCTGGGATCACGCGCCGTGGGTGCTCCTCGTCGAGGAGGCCGGAGGCCGCTTCACCGATCGAAGCGGTGGATCCGCAAGTGATCAGGGCGGTGGTCTGTACTCGAACGCCGTATTGCACAGCCAGCTCTTGGATTGGCTCCATTACCCGGCGCGTCCGTGA
- a CDS encoding VOC family protein — protein MLVPELDVTSLVTSLRFYLEVLEFRMLLDRPEERFAYLERDGAELMIQEAAGPGRRFHTAPLDLPFGRGVNVQLLVADVDDVYARAVAADVNVVVPIEERWYRVDVAETGGRRQVKGPIEAGNRQFVLADPDGYLWRPFSDLGTRPITN, from the coding sequence ATGCTCGTCCCGGAGCTTGATGTCACCTCGCTCGTCACATCCTTGCGTTTCTACCTGGAAGTGCTCGAGTTCCGAATGCTGCTCGACCGTCCCGAGGAGCGTTTCGCGTATCTCGAGCGCGATGGCGCGGAGCTGATGATTCAGGAGGCGGCCGGTCCCGGGCGGCGCTTTCACACCGCGCCGCTCGATCTTCCGTTTGGTCGCGGCGTGAACGTCCAGCTCCTGGTCGCGGACGTCGATGACGTTTATGCCCGAGCAGTCGCGGCGGACGTGAACGTCGTCGTGCCGATCGAGGAACGCTGGTACCGGGTTGATGTCGCCGAGACCGGCGGGCGGCGGCAGGTAAAGGGACCAATCGAGGCCGGCAACCGTCAGTTCGTGCTCGCTGATCCTGACGGCTATCTCTGGCGCCCGTTCAGTGATCTCGGCACGCGACCGATCACGAACTAG
- a CDS encoding dihydrofolate reductase family protein translates to MAKLIYVSNVSLDGYTEDERGAIDWAAPDDDVFVFITDLLRSVGTHLYGRRLYDTMAVWETDAALAAQSELSSDFANVWKSADKVVYSTTLAAVPTANTRLERHFDPGAVRDLKAAAARDLIVGGPNLASQAFKAGLVDECHLFIRPVVLGGRKPALPTGTRSQLELLDERRFSSGVVQLRYRPL, encoded by the coding sequence ATGGCCAAGCTGATCTACGTGTCGAACGTGTCCCTCGACGGCTACACCGAGGACGAACGCGGCGCCATCGACTGGGCTGCGCCGGACGACGACGTATTCGTGTTCATCACTGACCTCCTGCGGTCCGTGGGCACGCACCTCTACGGGCGGCGCTTGTACGACACGATGGCCGTATGGGAAACCGACGCTGCCCTGGCTGCACAGTCGGAGCTCTCGAGCGACTTCGCGAACGTCTGGAAATCGGCGGACAAGGTCGTCTACTCCACAACCCTGGCCGCCGTGCCAACCGCCAACACCCGTCTCGAGCGCCACTTCGATCCCGGCGCGGTACGCGACCTGAAGGCCGCGGCCGCCCGCGATCTCATCGTGGGAGGTCCGAACCTCGCTTCACAGGCTTTCAAGGCTGGGCTGGTCGACGAGTGCCACCTGTTCATCAGGCCGGTCGTCCTCGGTGGGCGCAAGCCGGCACTGCCGACCGGCACGCGCTCTCAGCTCGAGTTGCTCGACGAGCGCCGATTCAGCAGCGGCGTCGTTCAGCTTCGCTACCGCCCTCTGTAG
- a CDS encoding DUF433 domain-containing protein, with product MSFQRISVDHRVMGGVPCIHGTRIPVATLISALAEGITSEQLLADFPQLSSEDIAEALRYAAAAVEERELPLRPTG from the coding sequence ATGTCCTTCCAGCGGATCAGCGTTGATCATCGGGTCATGGGGGGCGTTCCGTGCATCCACGGCACGCGAATCCCGGTCGCCACGCTGATCAGCGCGCTTGCTGAGGGAATCACGAGCGAGCAGCTGCTCGCCGACTTCCCGCAGCTCTCTTCCGAGGACATTGCGGAAGCGCTTCGCTACGCAGCGGCCGCCGTCGAGGAACGGGAGCTCCCGCTTCGCCCCACCGGGTGA
- a CDS encoding inositol monophosphatase family protein, producing the protein MNGVDDLQLAFEASDEAAKLALSHFEAGVSTTLKADGTPVTEADRAVERLLREKLSEARPDDALLGEELGQLGSSERVWILDPIDGTRFFSRGDPNWRIHIALLVRGSTEVAPVTSPALGRCWWASRDGGAFESSWPREESEMRRLEVSTTSNFADAALTPRTTRPELASHRVLFARR; encoded by the coding sequence ATGAACGGCGTTGACGACCTACAACTCGCGTTCGAAGCATCGGACGAGGCAGCGAAACTCGCGCTCTCGCATTTCGAGGCTGGCGTGTCAACAACGCTGAAGGCCGACGGCACCCCGGTGACCGAGGCCGACCGGGCCGTCGAGCGCTTGCTTCGGGAGAAGTTGTCTGAGGCGCGGCCCGACGACGCATTGCTCGGTGAGGAACTCGGTCAGCTGGGTTCGTCTGAACGGGTCTGGATCCTCGACCCGATCGATGGCACTCGGTTCTTCAGTCGGGGTGATCCAAACTGGCGAATCCACATTGCGCTGCTGGTCCGAGGCTCTACGGAGGTCGCGCCTGTGACCTCTCCGGCGCTCGGGCGCTGCTGGTGGGCCAGCCGAGATGGAGGCGCATTCGAGTCGTCCTGGCCTCGTGAGGAGAGCGAGATGCGGCGCCTCGAGGTCAGCACGACGTCGAACTTCGCTGATGCCGCGTTGACGCCCCGGACGACGCGTCCAGAGCTCGCCTCCCACCGAGTGCTGTTCGCGCGGCGGTAA